A stretch of the Rhodothermus profundi genome encodes the following:
- a CDS encoding ABC transporter ATP-binding protein encodes MQQPAGVSLEQVWKIYDNGQVAVADVTFEAAEGEFLVLLGPSGCGKTTLLRLVAGLERVSRGLIRIGGQVVNEVPPRDRDIAMVFQNYALYPHMTVYENMAFGLKLRRVPKAEIDRRVRAAARVLELEHLLDRRPHQLSGGQRQRVAVGRAIVREPRVFLFDEPLSNLDARLRVEMRAELARLHRELGRTMLYVTHDQVEAMTLGQRIVVLNQGRIQQIGTPLEVYHRPANRFVAGFIGSPPMNFIEGRLEHRDGLWFVGEGGLVQVALPAAGWPYVRVGQAVTLGVRPEAVTIATPEQAMMQGTVATVEVLGAVANLHVRVGSLTVVAQVEATVRPEPEQLVSLRIDPARVHLFDAETGQALPRAA; translated from the coding sequence ATGCAGCAACCAGCGGGGGTTTCACTGGAGCAGGTCTGGAAGATCTACGACAATGGCCAGGTAGCTGTGGCAGACGTGACGTTCGAAGCAGCCGAAGGGGAATTTCTGGTGTTGCTGGGCCCTTCGGGCTGTGGGAAAACCACGTTGCTGCGGCTGGTGGCCGGCCTGGAGCGCGTCTCGCGCGGGCTCATTCGCATTGGCGGTCAGGTGGTCAACGAGGTGCCGCCTCGCGACCGGGACATTGCCATGGTCTTTCAGAACTATGCGCTTTACCCTCACATGACAGTTTATGAAAACATGGCATTCGGGCTAAAGCTGCGTCGCGTGCCAAAAGCTGAGATCGACCGACGCGTGCGAGCGGCAGCCCGGGTGCTGGAATTGGAACACCTCCTGGATCGACGTCCGCACCAGCTCTCCGGGGGACAGCGGCAACGGGTGGCCGTAGGGCGTGCCATTGTACGAGAGCCCCGCGTGTTTTTGTTTGATGAACCGCTTTCGAACCTGGATGCGCGTCTGCGGGTGGAAATGCGGGCTGAGCTGGCCCGGCTGCATCGAGAGCTGGGGCGCACCATGCTTTATGTAACGCACGATCAGGTAGAGGCCATGACGCTGGGCCAGCGCATTGTAGTGCTCAACCAGGGACGCATTCAGCAGATTGGCACGCCCCTGGAAGTCTACCATCGGCCGGCTAACCGATTTGTGGCGGGCTTTATTGGCAGTCCGCCCATGAACTTTATTGAAGGACGGCTGGAGCACCGAGATGGATTATGGTTTGTAGGGGAAGGTGGGCTGGTGCAGGTGGCGCTGCCGGCGGCCGGCTGGCCTTACGTACGGGTAGGGCAGGCCGTGACGCTGGGCGTGCGCCCGGAAGCTGTTACGATAGCCACGCCTGAACAGGCCATGATGCAGGGAACGGTCGCGACAGTTGAAGTGCTGGGAGCGGTGGCAAACCTGCATGTGCGGGTCGGATCGCTCACGGTGGTGGCGCAGGTGGAGGCAACAGTGCGGCCTGAACCCGAGCAGCTGGTTTCCCTGCGTATTGATCCGGCCCGCGTGCATCTATTCGATGCCGAGACGGGTCAGGCGTTGCCGCGCGCTGCCTGA